In one Pseudomonas sp. SCA2728.1_7 genomic region, the following are encoded:
- a CDS encoding pyrimidine/purine nucleoside phosphorylase: MFKVNEYFDGTVKSIAFGTAEGPATIGVMAPGEYEFGTAQREIMHVVSGALTVKLPDSSDWETFAAGSQFNVPANSKFQLKVAVDTAYLCEYRG, encoded by the coding sequence ATGTTTAAAGTCAACGAGTACTTCGACGGCACCGTCAAGTCGATCGCCTTTGGCACCGCTGAAGGTCCGGCGACCATCGGCGTCATGGCCCCGGGCGAATACGAATTCGGCACCGCTCAGCGTGAAATCATGCACGTGGTGTCTGGCGCGCTGACCGTCAAACTGCCAGACAGCAGCGACTGGGAAACCTTCGCCGCCGGCAGCCAGTTCAACGTTCCGGCCAACAGCAAGTTCCAGCTGAAGGTGGCGGTCGACACCGCTTACCTGTGCGAATACCGCGGCTAA
- the atuD gene encoding citronellyl-CoA dehydrogenase: protein MIFTPEHEALRRTVRQFVEHEINPHVDEWEKAGRFPIHEIFRKAGDLGLLGISKPEKFGGMGLDYSYSIVAAEEFGTIHCGGIPMSIGVQTDMCTPALARFGSDELREEFLRPAITGEQVGCIGVSEVGAGSDVAGLKTTARKDGDDYVINGSKMWITNSPSADFICLLANTSDDKPHINKSLIMVPMNTPGISLSSHLDKLGMRSSETAQVFFDNVRVPQRNRIGHEGAGFMMQMLQFQEERLFGAANMIKGLEYCVDSTIEYCKERKTFGNALIDNQVIHFRLAELQTEIECLRALVYQATEQYVKGQDVTRLASMAKLKAGRLGREVSDSCLQYWGGMGFMWDNPVARAYRDVRLVSIGGGADEIMLGIICKLMGILPGKKK from the coding sequence ATGATCTTCACCCCGGAACACGAAGCCCTGCGCCGTACCGTCCGCCAGTTCGTCGAGCACGAGATCAATCCGCACGTGGATGAATGGGAAAAGGCCGGACGCTTCCCGATCCACGAGATTTTCCGCAAGGCCGGCGACCTCGGTTTGCTGGGCATTTCCAAACCGGAAAAATTCGGCGGTATGGGCCTCGATTACAGCTATTCGATTGTCGCTGCCGAAGAGTTCGGCACCATTCATTGCGGCGGCATTCCGATGTCGATCGGCGTGCAAACCGACATGTGCACGCCCGCCCTCGCCCGCTTCGGCTCCGATGAACTGCGCGAAGAATTCCTGCGCCCGGCAATCACTGGCGAGCAGGTCGGCTGCATCGGCGTCTCCGAAGTTGGCGCCGGATCTGATGTGGCCGGGCTGAAAACCACCGCGCGCAAGGACGGCGACGACTATGTGATCAACGGCAGCAAGATGTGGATCACCAACTCGCCGAGTGCCGACTTCATCTGCCTGCTGGCCAACACCTCGGACGACAAACCGCACATCAACAAGTCGCTGATCATGGTGCCGATGAACACGCCGGGGATCAGCCTCAGCTCGCACCTGGACAAGCTCGGCATGCGCAGCTCGGAAACCGCCCAGGTGTTTTTCGACAACGTGCGCGTGCCCCAGCGCAATCGCATCGGTCATGAAGGCGCCGGGTTCATGATGCAGATGTTGCAGTTTCAGGAGGAACGCCTGTTCGGCGCGGCAAACATGATCAAAGGCCTGGAATATTGCGTCGACAGCACCATCGAGTACTGCAAGGAGCGCAAGACCTTTGGCAATGCGCTGATCGACAACCAGGTGATCCACTTCCGCCTCGCCGAATTGCAGACCGAAATCGAATGCCTGCGCGCATTGGTTTACCAGGCCACCGAGCAATACGTGAAAGGTCAGGATGTCACACGGCTGGCGTCGATGGCCAAGCTCAAGGCCGGGCGTCTCGGTCGCGAAGTCAGCGACAGCTGCCTGCAATATTGGGGCGGCATGGGCTTCATGTGGGACAACCCGGTGGCCCGCGCCTATCGCGATGTGCGGCTGGTATCGATTGGCGGCGGCGCCGACGAAATCATGCTGGGGATCATCTGCAAACTGATGGGCATCCTCCCGGGGAAAAAGAAATGA
- a CDS encoding exonuclease domain-containing protein, producing MPHWLVIDLEATTDEGGWPVTEMEIIEIGATLVDRAGREQDHFQRFVKPTRRPLLTPFCRELTHITQANIDSAQPLTEVWPAFERWLAQHQTRLEGWASWGDYDRKQLLQEWQRLQIDSGLSKVPHMNLKQRFAKARRLERPLGLNGALQLAGMQFNGQQHRALEDARNTARLLPLVLPL from the coding sequence ATGCCTCACTGGCTGGTCATAGATCTGGAAGCCACCACCGATGAGGGTGGCTGGCCGGTCACCGAAATGGAAATTATCGAGATCGGCGCCACCCTGGTCGATCGCGCCGGGCGCGAGCAGGATCACTTCCAGCGCTTCGTCAAACCGACACGACGGCCGTTACTGACGCCATTTTGTCGTGAACTGACGCACATCACCCAGGCCAATATCGACTCGGCGCAGCCGTTGACCGAAGTCTGGCCGGCGTTCGAACGCTGGCTCGCGCAGCATCAGACGCGCCTCGAAGGCTGGGCCAGCTGGGGCGATTACGACCGCAAGCAGTTGTTGCAGGAATGGCAGCGTCTGCAAATCGACAGTGGATTGAGCAAGGTGCCGCACATGAACCTCAAACAGCGTTTCGCCAAGGCCCGACGCCTGGAACGACCGCTGGGTCTCAACGGCGCGCTGCAACTGGCCGGCATGCAGTTCAACGGTCAGCAGCATCGGGCGCTGGAGGATGCGCGCAACACTGCGCGGCTATTGCCACTGGTCTTGCCACTCTAG
- a CDS encoding acetyl/propionyl/methylcrotonyl-CoA carboxylase subunit alpha yields MPAIQKILIANRGEIACRIQRTAQALGYRTVAIFSDADAEALHVKMADQAVHIGPAPVQQSYLNIPAILDAARHSGADAIHPGYGFLSENAEFARACEQAGLIFIGPSVEAIELMGSKRQSKIAMLEAGVPCIAGYQGTKQDDATLQREAERIGYPLMIKASAGGGGRGMRLLHNAVDLPAQLRTARSEALNGFGSDELILEQALIEPRHVEVQLFGDQHGNLIYLGERDCSIQRRHQKVIEEAPCPVMTAELRQAMGEAALKAGRAVNYVGAGTVEFLLDARGQFYFLEMNTRLQVEHPVTELITGLDLVAWQILVAEGQPLPLTQDQVQLNGHAMEVRLYAEDPAQDFLPQTGRVEAWAPALQQGARIDHGLLEGQSISPFYDPMLGKLIAFGATREEARRKLLRAVQDTVLLGVQSNQRLLAGLLQHPQFISGDFSTAFIAKHFSEHPCLHRYIPDAEELAIAALLFYQASALSHRAPLTGWRNNASVPLHYRLGLDDQNWTVQLLAHAQGAFTVQVAERTLELTLIDQDAQSLTLEIDGLRQRHAYRLDSGHLWLFTRPGSLRLEDRTHAVIDSQTSVSSGTLKAPMDGAIVDVLVSEGSPVSKGQLLVVLEAMKMEHPLKAGIDGVLKRVQVKVGDQVKNRQVLLQVE; encoded by the coding sequence ATGCCCGCCATCCAAAAAATCCTGATCGCCAACCGCGGTGAAATCGCCTGCCGCATCCAGCGCACCGCCCAGGCGCTGGGCTACCGCACCGTCGCCATCTTCAGCGACGCCGACGCCGAGGCCCTGCACGTCAAAATGGCCGATCAAGCCGTGCACATTGGCCCCGCCCCCGTGCAGCAGTCGTATCTGAACATCCCGGCGATCCTCGACGCCGCCCGCCACAGCGGCGCCGACGCCATCCACCCCGGCTACGGTTTTCTCTCGGAAAACGCCGAATTCGCCCGAGCCTGCGAACAGGCCGGACTGATCTTCATCGGCCCCAGCGTCGAAGCCATCGAGTTGATGGGCAGCAAACGCCAGTCAAAAATCGCCATGCTCGAAGCCGGTGTGCCGTGCATCGCCGGTTATCAAGGCACCAAACAGGACGATGCAACCCTGCAGCGTGAAGCTGAACGCATCGGCTACCCACTGATGATCAAGGCCAGTGCCGGCGGAGGTGGACGCGGCATGCGTCTGCTGCACAACGCCGTTGATTTGCCGGCGCAACTGCGCACCGCACGCTCCGAAGCATTGAACGGTTTCGGCAGCGACGAATTGATCCTCGAACAAGCGTTGATCGAGCCACGGCATGTCGAAGTACAGCTGTTCGGCGATCAACACGGCAACCTGATCTACCTCGGCGAACGCGACTGTTCGATCCAGCGTCGCCATCAAAAAGTCATCGAAGAGGCGCCCTGCCCGGTGATGACCGCCGAACTGCGCCAGGCCATGGGTGAAGCCGCGCTGAAAGCCGGGCGTGCAGTGAATTACGTCGGTGCCGGCACCGTGGAGTTTTTGCTCGATGCACGTGGGCAGTTCTACTTTCTGGAGATGAACACGCGCCTGCAGGTCGAACACCCGGTGACCGAACTGATCACCGGGCTGGATCTGGTGGCGTGGCAAATATTGGTTGCCGAAGGTCAGCCATTGCCGCTGACTCAGGATCAGGTCCAACTCAACGGGCATGCAATGGAGGTGCGCCTCTACGCCGAAGATCCCGCACAGGATTTCCTCCCGCAAACAGGCCGTGTCGAGGCGTGGGCACCAGCGCTGCAGCAGGGTGCGCGAATCGATCATGGCTTGCTGGAAGGACAATCGATCAGCCCGTTCTACGACCCGATGCTGGGCAAACTCATCGCCTTTGGCGCCACTCGCGAAGAGGCTCGGCGCAAACTGTTGCGCGCAGTACAGGACACGGTGTTATTGGGCGTGCAAAGCAATCAGCGCCTGCTCGCCGGCCTGCTGCAACATCCGCAATTCATCAGTGGTGACTTCAGTACCGCGTTCATTGCCAAGCACTTCAGTGAACACCCTTGCTTGCACCGCTACATTCCCGATGCCGAGGAACTGGCCATTGCAGCGCTGCTTTTCTATCAGGCCAGCGCCCTCTCCCACCGCGCACCGCTCACCGGCTGGCGCAACAACGCCAGCGTCCCACTGCATTATCGCCTCGGGCTTGATGATCAGAACTGGACAGTGCAACTGCTCGCTCACGCGCAAGGCGCCTTCACCGTGCAGGTTGCCGAACGCACGCTCGAGTTAACACTCATCGATCAGGACGCGCAGTCGCTGACACTGGAAATCGACGGTTTGCGCCAGCGTCACGCGTATCGACTGGATAGCGGGCACCTCTGGCTGTTCACCCGTCCCGGCAGTCTGCGCCTGGAGGATCGAACTCACGCCGTGATCGACAGTCAGACCAGCGTCAGCTCCGGTACCCTGAAAGCGCCGATGGACGGTGCCATTGTCGACGTACTGGTCAGCGAAGGCAGCCCGGTCAGCAAAGGTCAGTTGCTGGTGGTACTGGAGGCAATGAAAATGGAGCACCCGCTCAAGGCCGGCATCGACGGCGTGCTCAAGCGGGTGCAGGTCAAGGTTGGCGATCAGGTAAAAAATCGTCAGGTTCTGTTGCAGGTCGAGTAG
- the atuC gene encoding geranyl-CoA carboxylase subunit beta, protein MPQIQSRLDPHSEAFARNRAAMLTAIEQVQQLEQNLLNKAAEAKAKFDKRGQLLPRERLNLLLDPGAPFLELASLAGYKLHDDKDGSSAGGGLIAGIGYVCGIRAMVVANNSAIKGGTISPSGLKKSLRLQQIAQENKLPVITLAESGGANLNYAAEIFVEGARSFANQARMSAMGLPQITVVHGSATAGGAYQPGLSDYVVVVRGKAKLFLAGPPLLKAATGEVATDEELGGAEMHAQVAGTAEYLAENDADGVRQVREILRMLPWNEQLPWLPEPQYKEPLYPIDELLGLIPDDPKKPYDVREIIARIADESCFVEFKGEFDQQTVCGQLKIQGRACGFIGNNGPITPNGASKAAQFIQLCDQSQTPLLFFHNTTGFMVGTESEQQGVIKHGSKLIQAVANARVPKLTIVVGGSYGAGNYAMCGRGLDPRFIFAWPNSRTAVMGGAQAGKVLRIVTEAKQLKDGLTPDAKMLDMLEQVTAQKLDSQSTALYASANLWDDGLIDPRDTRTLLGYLLDICHEADIRTLQPNSFGVSRF, encoded by the coding sequence ATGCCGCAGATCCAGTCCCGACTCGACCCGCACAGCGAAGCGTTTGCCCGCAACCGTGCGGCAATGCTCACGGCCATCGAGCAAGTCCAGCAGCTCGAACAGAACCTGCTGAACAAGGCTGCCGAAGCCAAAGCGAAATTCGACAAGCGCGGGCAATTGCTGCCGCGCGAACGCCTGAACCTGTTGCTCGATCCCGGTGCACCGTTTCTCGAACTGGCCAGCCTCGCCGGCTACAAGTTGCACGACGACAAGGACGGCAGCTCGGCCGGTGGCGGGCTGATCGCCGGTATCGGTTACGTCTGTGGCATTCGCGCGATGGTGGTGGCGAACAACAGCGCGATCAAGGGTGGCACCATTTCACCGAGCGGTCTGAAAAAATCCCTGCGCCTGCAACAGATCGCTCAGGAAAACAAACTCCCGGTGATTACCCTCGCCGAAAGCGGTGGCGCCAACCTCAATTACGCGGCGGAGATTTTCGTCGAAGGCGCACGCAGTTTTGCCAATCAGGCGCGGATGTCGGCAATGGGTTTGCCGCAGATCACCGTGGTGCACGGCTCGGCCACGGCGGGCGGCGCTTATCAACCGGGGTTGTCGGATTACGTGGTGGTGGTGCGCGGCAAAGCCAAGCTGTTTCTCGCCGGTCCCCCGCTGCTAAAAGCCGCCACCGGTGAAGTCGCCACCGATGAAGAACTGGGCGGTGCCGAGATGCACGCGCAGGTTGCCGGGACCGCTGAATACCTCGCAGAGAACGATGCCGATGGCGTGCGTCAGGTCCGTGAAATCCTCCGCATGCTGCCGTGGAACGAACAACTGCCGTGGCTACCGGAGCCGCAATACAAAGAGCCGCTCTACCCGATCGACGAGTTGCTCGGGCTGATCCCCGACGATCCGAAAAAACCCTATGACGTGCGCGAAATCATCGCGCGTATTGCCGATGAGTCCTGCTTCGTCGAATTCAAGGGCGAGTTCGATCAGCAGACCGTTTGCGGCCAGTTGAAAATTCAGGGCCGCGCCTGCGGTTTCATCGGCAACAACGGCCCGATTACACCGAACGGTGCGAGCAAGGCAGCGCAGTTCATTCAGTTGTGCGATCAGAGCCAGACGCCGCTGCTGTTTTTCCACAACACCACCGGCTTCATGGTCGGCACCGAATCGGAACAGCAAGGCGTGATCAAACACGGCTCGAAACTGATTCAAGCGGTGGCCAATGCACGAGTGCCTAAACTGACCATCGTGGTCGGCGGCTCATACGGCGCCGGCAACTATGCGATGTGCGGCCGCGGACTCGATCCGCGCTTCATCTTCGCCTGGCCGAACAGCCGTACGGCGGTGATGGGCGGTGCGCAGGCCGGCAAAGTCTTGCGCATCGTGACCGAAGCCAAGCAGCTCAAGGACGGCCTGACGCCAGACGCGAAAATGCTCGACATGCTCGAACAGGTCACAGCGCAGAAACTCGACAGCCAGTCCACCGCGCTCTACGCCAGCGCCAACCTGTGGGATGACGGGCTGATTGATCCGCGCGATACGCGCACCCTGCTCGGCTATTTGCTCGATATCTGCCACGAAGCCGACATTCGCACGCTGCAACCCAACAGCTTCGGCGTCAGCCGGTTCTGA
- a CDS encoding enoyl-CoA hydratase-related protein produces MSNLPQCQTLLLELHGGVLHITLNRPDSRNAMSLQMVGELRAVLTAVRDDRAVRALVLSGAGGHFCAGGDIKDMASARAQGADAYRDMNRAFGALLEEAQHAPQVLITVLQGAVLGGGFGLACVSDIAIADHQAQFGLPETSLGLLPAQIAPFVVQRIGLTETRRLALTAARFDGHQARRLGLVHFVEQDAQALAERLDEVLQHVLCCAPEANAMTKKLLLASAGQPSSELLDQAAQWFSEAVTGDEGIEGTMAFVQKRKPRWAT; encoded by the coding sequence ATGAGCAACCTGCCGCAATGCCAGACGCTGTTGCTGGAGCTGCATGGCGGCGTGCTGCACATCACCCTCAATCGGCCAGATAGCCGCAATGCGATGAGCCTGCAGATGGTTGGCGAACTGCGCGCGGTGCTGACGGCTGTGCGCGATGACCGTGCGGTTCGGGCGTTGGTGCTCAGCGGTGCCGGTGGGCATTTCTGTGCCGGCGGCGATATCAAGGACATGGCCAGCGCGCGCGCTCAGGGCGCTGATGCTTACCGTGATATGAATCGCGCCTTCGGGGCTCTGCTGGAAGAAGCGCAGCACGCGCCGCAAGTGCTGATCACGGTGCTGCAAGGCGCGGTGCTTGGCGGCGGTTTCGGTCTGGCCTGTGTCAGCGATATCGCGATTGCCGACCATCAGGCGCAATTCGGTTTGCCGGAAACCAGCCTCGGCTTGCTGCCGGCGCAGATTGCGCCGTTTGTGGTGCAGCGCATCGGCCTGACCGAAACCCGCCGATTGGCGCTGACGGCTGCACGTTTCGACGGGCATCAGGCACGGCGTCTGGGGTTGGTGCATTTTGTCGAGCAGGATGCGCAGGCGTTGGCCGAGCGGCTCGATGAGGTGCTGCAACATGTGTTGTGTTGCGCGCCGGAGGCGAATGCGATGACCAAGAAATTGTTGTTGGCGAGTGCCGGGCAGCCTTCGAGTGAACTGCTTGATCAGGCGGCGCAGTGGTTTAGCGAAGCGGTGACTGGCGACGAAGGAATCGAGGGCACCATGGCATTTGTGCAAAAGCGGAAACCTCGGTGGGCCACTTAA
- a CDS encoding MOSC domain-containing protein produces the protein MLRLSALYRYPLKSGKVDVLKSADLDKLGLDGDRRWMLVDEASGRFLTQRAEAKMSQLSALWNAQGGLTLSAPEQSSLEIALPGSDAELRGVTIWRDTLRVPDAGDEAARWVSDFIGKPTRLVQVPLDRARTTQAGFGKDDDQVAFADGFPLLLIGEASLQDLSERVGRPLEMLRFRPNLVIEGSEAYAEDSWKRIRIGDVEFRVVKPCSRCILTTIDPQTGERSADREPLATLQKYRAEADGAMFGQNLVNDSNGRLEVGMPVEILE, from the coding sequence ATGCTGCGTCTGAGTGCGCTTTATCGTTACCCGTTGAAATCCGGCAAAGTCGACGTTCTAAAAAGCGCCGACCTCGACAAGCTGGGCCTTGATGGCGACCGACGCTGGATGCTCGTGGACGAAGCCAGCGGCCGCTTCCTGACCCAGCGCGCCGAAGCCAAGATGAGCCAGTTGTCGGCGCTGTGGAATGCGCAGGGCGGGCTGACCCTGAGCGCACCTGAACAGTCCTCCCTAGAAATCGCCTTGCCGGGCAGCGACGCCGAACTGCGCGGCGTGACGATCTGGCGCGACACCTTGCGTGTGCCCGATGCCGGTGATGAGGCCGCGCGCTGGGTCAGCGATTTCATCGGCAAACCGACCCGCCTGGTGCAGGTGCCGCTGGATCGTGCCCGCACGACTCAGGCAGGTTTCGGCAAGGATGATGATCAGGTCGCATTCGCCGACGGATTTCCCCTGCTGTTGATCGGCGAAGCGTCCCTGCAGGATCTCTCGGAAAGAGTCGGTCGTCCGCTGGAAATGCTGCGCTTTCGACCCAATCTGGTCATCGAAGGCAGCGAGGCCTATGCCGAAGACAGTTGGAAGCGCATTCGCATTGGCGATGTCGAGTTCCGCGTGGTCAAGCCATGCTCGCGCTGCATCCTCACCACGATTGACCCGCAGACCGGCGAGCGCAGTGCCGATCGTGAGCCGCTGGCAACGTTGCAGAAATATCGCGCCGAAGCCGATGGCGCGATGTTTGGGCAGAATCTGGTGAATGACAGTAATGGTCGACTCGAAGTCGGCATGCCGGTGGAAATCCTCGAGTAA
- a CDS encoding SDR family oxidoreductase: MAYASIFNADLFSGQTIIVTGGGSGIGRCTAHELAALGANVLLVGRKPEKLEKVAAEIAEDGGRAHWKACDIRDEEAVKQLVKELIAEHGPIHGLVNNAGGQYPSPLASINQKGFETVLRTNLVGGFLMAREVFNQSMSKHGGNIVNMLADMWGGMPGMGHSGAARSGMDNFTKTAAFEWGYAGVRVNAVAPGWIASSGMDTYEGAFKAVIPTLREHVPLKRIGTESEVSAAIVFLLSPAAAFISGSTLKIDGAASLGSRAWPLHKATHSESFNGFHRAYLPDVLKDKE; encoded by the coding sequence ATGGCTTACGCGTCGATTTTCAACGCCGATCTGTTCAGCGGCCAGACCATCATCGTCACTGGCGGCGGCAGCGGCATCGGCCGTTGCACCGCGCATGAACTGGCAGCGCTCGGCGCGAATGTGCTGCTGGTCGGGCGCAAGCCGGAAAAGCTCGAAAAAGTCGCCGCCGAAATCGCCGAGGACGGTGGCCGCGCGCACTGGAAGGCTTGCGATATCCGTGATGAAGAAGCGGTCAAACAACTGGTCAAGGAGCTGATCGCCGAGCACGGGCCGATTCATGGTCTGGTCAACAATGCCGGTGGCCAGTACCCGTCGCCATTGGCCTCGATCAATCAGAAAGGTTTCGAAACCGTATTGCGCACCAATCTGGTCGGCGGTTTTCTGATGGCGCGGGAAGTGTTCAATCAGTCGATGAGCAAACACGGCGGCAACATCGTCAACATGCTCGCCGACATGTGGGGCGGCATGCCCGGCATGGGCCACTCGGGCGCGGCGCGGTCGGGCATGGACAACTTCACCAAGACTGCCGCGTTCGAATGGGGTTATGCCGGCGTGCGGGTCAACGCGGTGGCGCCGGGCTGGATCGCCTCCAGCGGCATGGACACTTACGAAGGCGCGTTCAAAGCGGTGATTCCAACCCTGCGTGAACATGTGCCGCTCAAGCGCATCGGCACCGAGTCGGAAGTCAGCGCCGCGATCGTGTTTCTGCTCAGCCCGGCGGCGGCATTCATCAGTGGCAGCACGCTGAAAATCGATGGCGCAGCCAGCCTCGGCAGCCGTGCATGGCCACTGCACAAGGCCACTCACAGTGAGTCGTTCAACGGCTTTCACCGGGCCTACCTTCCCGATGTCCTCAAGGACAAGGAGTAA
- a CDS encoding chemotaxis protein CheV translates to MAGILDTVDQRTQLVGENRLEILMFRLAGRQLFAINVFKVQEVLQLPKLTLMPQRHPFVCGVVNLRGQTLPVIDLSQAIGMRPLVPGPNSTIIVTEYNRSVQAFLVGGVDRIVNMNWEAILPPPTSAGRQHYLTAISKVDDQLVEIIDVEKVLAEIVPYNAKVSRDKLDDPVLERARGREVLLVDDSNVALSQLRDTLGQLGVKMHIASDGLKALNMLKGWADTGVNMTDKLLMIFTDAEMPEMDGYRLTTEIRNDPRLRGLYVVLHTSLSGSFNDSMVKKVGCDNFLSKFQPDKLVDVVRQRLMLDEVPA, encoded by the coding sequence ATGGCCGGCATTCTCGACACGGTAGACCAACGCACGCAACTGGTGGGTGAGAATCGCCTGGAAATTCTCATGTTTCGATTGGCCGGGCGTCAGTTGTTCGCAATCAACGTGTTCAAGGTTCAGGAAGTGCTGCAACTGCCGAAGCTGACCTTGATGCCGCAGCGTCACCCGTTTGTCTGCGGCGTGGTCAATCTGCGCGGTCAGACCTTGCCGGTGATCGATCTGTCGCAGGCGATCGGCATGCGTCCATTGGTGCCGGGGCCGAACAGCACGATCATCGTCACCGAATACAACCGCTCGGTGCAGGCCTTCCTCGTCGGTGGTGTCGATCGCATCGTCAACATGAACTGGGAAGCCATTCTGCCGCCGCCGACCAGCGCCGGGCGTCAGCATTACCTGACCGCGATCAGCAAGGTCGACGATCAACTGGTGGAAATCATCGACGTCGAGAAAGTGCTCGCTGAAATCGTTCCGTACAACGCCAAGGTCTCGCGCGACAAACTTGACGATCCGGTGCTGGAGCGCGCCCGTGGCCGTGAAGTGCTGCTGGTCGACGACTCCAATGTGGCGCTTTCGCAATTGCGCGATACGCTCGGCCAGCTCGGCGTGAAAATGCACATTGCCAGCGATGGCCTGAAGGCGCTGAACATGCTCAAGGGCTGGGCTGATACCGGCGTGAACATGACCGACAAGCTGCTGATGATCTTCACTGATGCGGAAATGCCGGAAATGGACGGCTATCGCCTGACTACCGAAATTCGCAACGACCCGCGTCTGCGTGGCTTGTACGTGGTGCTGCATACCTCGTTGTCGGGCAGTTTCAACGACTCGATGGTGAAGAAGGTCGGCTGCGACAACTTCCTCTCCAAGTTCCAGCCGGACAAACTGGTCGACGTGGTGCGCCAGCGCCTGATGCTCGACGAAGTCCCGGCCTGA
- a CDS encoding sensor histidine kinase, producing MYASLKSITTWPPSRENARRFTLILCVAATLGSLLTYGFSTPLSLGLLLLDIAATACVWVQYRLSRKSIKFQPQELADRLLEVQENERHRLSRELHDDIGQLLTAAKLQSEWLKRRLPDDLQEHCTALCDTLEETLNKVRDVSAILNPRQLTSLGLEASLRAHLLKTLTNTSVHWSLDCQQRLNGIPEEMAVAAFRITQEAVTNILRHAQAKNLVIRVQRLPKGLTLLISDDGLGFAPAANPGREGQRGMAGMAERIEQLGGTLNVISEPGKGTQIEALFPWAPRALERASTNKVMR from the coding sequence ATGTACGCCAGCCTCAAGTCAATCACTACATGGCCACCCTCCCGGGAAAATGCACGCCGGTTCACACTCATACTGTGTGTCGCGGCAACGCTCGGCAGCCTGCTGACCTACGGTTTTTCGACACCACTTAGCCTCGGACTGCTACTGCTCGACATCGCCGCTACCGCGTGTGTCTGGGTGCAATATCGGCTGTCACGCAAATCGATCAAGTTTCAGCCGCAGGAACTCGCTGACCGCTTGCTGGAAGTCCAGGAAAACGAGCGTCATCGCCTCAGCCGCGAACTGCACGATGATATCGGCCAGTTACTGACGGCCGCCAAACTGCAGAGCGAATGGCTCAAGCGACGCCTGCCGGATGACTTGCAGGAACACTGCACCGCGCTGTGCGACACCCTGGAAGAAACCCTCAACAAGGTGCGCGACGTTTCGGCCATTCTTAATCCACGCCAGCTGACCAGCCTGGGGCTTGAAGCCAGCCTGCGCGCACATCTGCTCAAGACATTGACCAACACCAGCGTGCACTGGAGCCTCGATTGCCAGCAGCGTCTTAACGGTATTCCTGAAGAAATGGCGGTCGCGGCCTTTCGTATTACCCAGGAGGCTGTTACCAATATCCTGCGTCACGCCCAGGCGAAAAACCTGGTGATACGCGTACAACGTCTACCCAAAGGTCTGACGTTGCTGATCAGCGATGACGGTCTGGGCTTCGCCCCGGCTGCCAACCCGGGTCGTGAAGGACAACGAGGCATGGCCGGGATGGCCGAACGAATCGAGCAACTGGGTGGCACCCTGAACGTCATCAGCGAGCCGGGCAAAGGCACTCAAATCGAAGCACTCTTCCCCTGGGCGCCTCGCGCACTCGAACGGGCCAGTACGAATAAGGTTATGCGTTGA